Proteins encoded in a region of the Streptomyces akebiae genome:
- a CDS encoding organic hydroperoxide resistance protein, with translation MDALYTAVATATHGRDGRAVTNDGKLDLDLALPVELGGNGQGTNPEQLFAAGYAACFASALGLVGRAAKVDVSDAAVTAEVGIGKEGEGFALKATLRVELPDTVDEATGRKLVEQAHQVCPYSNATRGNMPVELVVE, from the coding sequence ATGGACGCGCTCTACACCGCTGTCGCCACCGCCACCCACGGCCGCGATGGTCGCGCCGTCACCAACGACGGCAAGCTCGACCTCGACCTGGCCCTCCCGGTGGAGCTCGGCGGCAACGGCCAGGGCACCAACCCGGAGCAGCTCTTCGCCGCCGGCTACGCCGCCTGTTTCGCCAGCGCCCTCGGTCTCGTCGGCCGTGCCGCCAAGGTCGACGTCAGCGACGCCGCCGTGACCGCCGAGGTCGGCATAGGCAAGGAGGGCGAGGGCTTCGCCCTGAAGGCCACCCTCCGCGTCGAACTCCCCGACACCGTCGACGAGGCCACCGGCCGCAAGCTCGTCGAGCAGGCCCACCAGGTCTGCCCCTACTCCAACGCCACCCGCGGCAACATGCCGGTCGAGCTGGTCGTCGAGTAG
- a CDS encoding bifunctional glycosyltransferase/CDP-glycerol:glycerophosphate glycerophosphotransferase: MPRFSVVVPVFEVRGHLRECLDSALEQSYGDVEVIAVDDCSPDGGGEILDAYAARDPRVRVLHLPANVGPGRARNAGLPYAGGDFVLFLDGDDTLAPGALRALADRLDEAGDPDVLVFDHARTYWWGETRRDAHAHLLSAAGEGTFTLAERPEILGLPTVVWNKAYRREFLEAHSFRFPPGHYEDTAWTFPVLLGAGRIATLDRICVSYRQRPRGTLLSTTGRGHFDVHDQYERVFAHLNSRPDLASWRTRVRNAMAGHCLDILAAPDRVPSGDQAEFFRRTAALYRKHRSGDDSPAPAYRVLEGGWAAYRARRCAVRARTALGVRGERLWAAGAEWVGRGWSLAHERLPLDPNLALYSAFSHRGVLGDPAAVYQAAREFAPHVRGVWVVRPERVAALPPGVEYVTPGSPEYLRLAARATYFVGNADWPGALTKRPGSVHVHTHQGTPLKFMGADLLHKPGARLGVDVPELLRRADRWDHSLVANRHSELVWSRAYPCGFTSLRTGSPRNDVLVNAGPGSGAAVRERLGVPAGHTVVLYAPTPRDYRRGGHVERLDLARFAADLRRSLGEALTLVVRLHPSLVDGPARGFGLAELHRRGVVVDATDEPHVEELMLASDVLVTDYSALMVDYANLDRPIVVHADDLDAFAASRGMYVDLTADPPGHVSRSYRELAWLFDSGQWRDRESARLRAGFRERYCEFDDGRASERVVRALMLGETAGTVPAPRPSPSSTAAAAFPLSS, from the coding sequence ATGCCCCGTTTCAGTGTCGTCGTCCCCGTCTTCGAGGTCCGGGGCCATCTGCGCGAGTGTCTCGACTCGGCCCTGGAGCAGTCGTACGGGGACGTGGAGGTGATCGCCGTCGACGACTGCTCACCGGACGGCGGCGGCGAGATCCTCGACGCGTACGCCGCCCGCGATCCGCGGGTACGGGTGCTGCACCTGCCCGCGAACGTGGGACCGGGCCGCGCCCGCAACGCCGGACTGCCGTACGCCGGCGGTGACTTCGTCCTCTTCCTCGACGGTGACGACACGCTCGCGCCGGGCGCCCTGCGCGCGCTGGCGGACCGGCTGGACGAGGCCGGGGACCCCGATGTGCTGGTCTTCGACCACGCCCGCACGTACTGGTGGGGCGAGACGCGCCGCGACGCCCACGCGCACCTGCTGAGCGCGGCGGGCGAGGGCACCTTCACCCTCGCGGAGCGTCCGGAGATCCTCGGCCTGCCGACGGTCGTGTGGAACAAGGCGTACCGGCGTGAGTTCCTGGAGGCGCACAGCTTCCGGTTCCCGCCGGGCCACTACGAGGACACGGCCTGGACGTTCCCGGTGCTGCTCGGCGCCGGGCGGATCGCCACGCTGGACCGGATCTGTGTGTCCTACCGGCAGCGGCCTCGGGGCACCCTCCTGTCCACCACCGGCCGGGGGCACTTCGATGTGCACGACCAGTACGAGCGGGTCTTCGCCCATCTGAACTCCCGCCCCGACCTGGCGAGTTGGCGTACCCGGGTGCGGAACGCGATGGCGGGCCACTGCCTGGACATCCTCGCCGCGCCGGACCGGGTGCCGTCCGGCGACCAGGCCGAGTTCTTCCGGCGGACGGCGGCGCTGTACCGGAAGCACCGGTCGGGCGACGACTCCCCGGCCCCCGCGTACCGGGTGTTGGAGGGCGGCTGGGCCGCCTACCGCGCCCGGCGGTGCGCGGTCCGCGCCCGTACCGCGCTCGGCGTACGCGGGGAGCGGCTGTGGGCGGCCGGCGCCGAGTGGGTCGGGCGGGGCTGGTCGCTGGCGCACGAGCGGTTGCCGCTGGACCCGAATCTGGCCCTGTACTCGGCGTTCTCCCATCGCGGGGTGCTGGGGGACCCGGCGGCGGTGTACCAGGCCGCCCGGGAGTTCGCGCCGCACGTCCGGGGGGTGTGGGTGGTGCGGCCGGAGCGGGTGGCGGCGCTGCCGCCGGGCGTGGAGTACGTGACGCCGGGCTCGCCCGAGTATCTGCGGCTGGCCGCGCGGGCGACGTACTTCGTCGGCAACGCCGACTGGCCGGGCGCCCTCACCAAGCGGCCGGGCAGCGTGCACGTCCACACCCACCAGGGGACCCCGCTCAAGTTCATGGGCGCCGACCTGCTGCACAAACCGGGTGCCCGGCTCGGCGTGGACGTGCCGGAGCTGCTGCGGCGGGCCGACCGCTGGGACCACAGCCTCGTCGCCAACCGCCACTCCGAGCTGGTGTGGAGCAGGGCGTACCCGTGCGGTTTCACCTCGCTGCGGACCGGCAGCCCGCGCAACGACGTCCTCGTCAACGCCGGGCCGGGCAGCGGCGCGGCGGTCCGTGAGCGGCTGGGCGTCCCGGCCGGGCACACGGTCGTGCTGTACGCGCCCACACCCCGCGACTACCGGCGCGGCGGCCACGTCGAACGCCTCGACCTCGCCCGGTTCGCCGCGGACCTGCGGCGCAGCCTGGGCGAGGCGCTCACCCTCGTGGTCCGGCTGCATCCGTCGCTCGTGGACGGCCCGGCGCGCGGGTTCGGGCTCGCCGAGCTGCACCGGCGGGGTGTCGTCGTGGACGCGACCGACGAACCGCATGTGGAGGAGCTGATGCTCGCCTCGGACGTCCTGGTCACGGACTACTCGGCCCTGATGGTCGACTACGCCAACCTGGACCGTCCGATCGTCGTCCACGCCGACGACCTCGACGCCTTCGCCGCGAGCCGGGGCATGTACGTCGACCTCACCGCCGACCCGCCCGGCCATGTCTCGCGCTCCTACCGGGAGCTCGCCTGGCTGTTCGACTCCGGACAGTGGCGGGACAGGGAGTCGGCGCGGCTGCGGGCGGGATTCCGGGAGCGGTACTGCGAGTTCGACGACGGGCGGGCGTCCGAGCGGGTCGTACGGGCCCTGATGCTGGGCGAGACGGCGGGCACGGTGCCGGCGCCCCGACCGAGCCCGTCCTCGACGGCTGCCGCCGCCTTCCCGCTGTCGTCATGA
- a CDS encoding bifunctional glycosyltransferase/CDP-glycerol:glycerophosphate glycerophosphotransferase — MSSLPRFSVIVPAYKVQAYLHECLDSVLSQSFTDLELIVVDDASPDDCGAIADEFAARDPRVRRTVRLRENAGPGAARNTGMEYARGDYLLFLDGDDTFTPGALQAIADRVKETGEPDVLVHDFARVSWSGEPVHDARDRRLTEQGPAPFRLDDRPGLLTVRPAAWNKAYKREFVEDHDFRFPPGIYEDTAWTYPVLMAAESVATLDRVCVHHRRRRHGSLLGATTHGHFDVFEQYDRVFAYLDERPELAQWRPELFRRMLDHLTSVFSRRHRLPREARAEFLRTVRTHCARYRTPGAPLRARARLRHALLRLGSPRLYGALWAGARLGRGVGRLVRGLAGLFRSVGLRLHYRVQRLLPLRADRAVFAAYGGRGYECSPAALENAFRTYVPGMRTSWVARPEHHHTLPVATRRVLPGSMAYWTALARSKYLVNNVDFDRRLVKRRGQVLLQTQHGTPLKHMGLDLRDRPAAARGTDFEDVLRGSDQWDYVLSGNRHSTLVWERVYPSPFTTLEYGSPRNDVFLRANSTDVARVREHLGVPEGAVAVLYAPTHRDYRHSQRAHLDLERVLRKLGPRFVVLARAHHVYDSPLSDLAHGRLLDVTGYPSVENLCLASDALITDYSSLMFDYANLDRPIVIHAEDWEAYEAARGTYFDLRSCAPGAVARSEDELIDIFATGHWRGSRSAQLRAAFRERFCPYDDGRAAERVVRRVVLGEHVPPGDVVPLGDRRPVPSAASVRVGADDLLGT, encoded by the coding sequence ATGTCCTCCTTGCCCAGGTTCAGTGTCATCGTTCCCGCGTACAAGGTTCAGGCGTACCTGCACGAATGCCTGGATTCTGTGCTGTCCCAGTCCTTCACCGACCTCGAACTGATCGTCGTCGACGACGCCTCGCCCGACGACTGCGGGGCCATCGCCGACGAGTTCGCGGCCCGCGACCCGCGCGTGCGGCGTACCGTGCGCCTGCGGGAGAACGCGGGGCCCGGCGCCGCTCGCAACACGGGAATGGAGTACGCCAGGGGCGACTACCTCCTCTTCCTCGACGGCGACGACACCTTCACACCGGGCGCGCTCCAGGCGATCGCCGACCGCGTCAAGGAGACCGGCGAACCGGACGTCCTCGTCCATGACTTCGCACGGGTCTCCTGGTCGGGCGAGCCGGTCCACGACGCACGTGACCGTCGGCTCACCGAACAGGGCCCTGCCCCGTTCCGGCTCGACGACCGCCCCGGCCTGCTCACCGTCCGCCCGGCGGCGTGGAACAAGGCGTACAAACGGGAGTTCGTCGAGGACCACGACTTCCGGTTCCCGCCCGGCATCTACGAGGACACGGCCTGGACGTACCCCGTCCTGATGGCGGCCGAGTCCGTCGCCACCCTCGACCGGGTCTGCGTCCACCACCGCCGGCGCCGCCACGGCAGCCTCCTCGGGGCGACTACGCACGGTCACTTCGACGTGTTCGAGCAGTACGACCGGGTGTTCGCCTACCTCGACGAGCGGCCGGAGCTGGCCCAGTGGCGTCCGGAGCTCTTCCGGCGCATGCTCGACCACCTCACCTCGGTGTTCTCCCGGCGCCACCGGCTGCCGCGCGAGGCGCGCGCCGAGTTCCTGCGCACGGTCCGCACGCACTGCGCCCGCTACCGCACCCCCGGCGCGCCCCTCCGCGCCCGCGCCCGGCTCCGGCACGCGCTCCTGCGGCTGGGCAGCCCGCGCCTCTACGGCGCCCTGTGGGCCGGAGCGCGGCTGGGCCGGGGCGTCGGACGTCTGGTGCGGGGCCTGGCCGGGCTGTTCCGCTCTGTCGGCCTGCGCCTCCACTACCGCGTCCAGCGTCTGCTCCCGCTGCGTGCGGACCGGGCGGTGTTCGCCGCGTACGGGGGCCGGGGCTACGAGTGCAGCCCGGCCGCGCTGGAGAACGCGTTCCGGACGTACGTCCCCGGGATGCGCACCTCGTGGGTCGCGCGCCCGGAGCACCACCACACGCTCCCGGTGGCGACCCGGCGGGTGCTGCCCGGCTCGATGGCGTACTGGACGGCGCTCGCCCGCTCCAAGTACCTGGTGAACAACGTCGACTTCGACAGGAGGCTGGTCAAGCGGCGCGGCCAGGTGCTGCTCCAGACCCAGCACGGCACCCCGCTCAAGCACATGGGGCTCGACCTGCGGGACCGGCCGGCGGCGGCGCGCGGCACCGACTTCGAGGACGTACTGCGCGGCAGCGACCAGTGGGACTACGTCCTGTCCGGCAACCGCCACTCCACGCTCGTCTGGGAACGGGTCTACCCCTCCCCGTTCACCACCCTCGAATACGGCTCGCCGCGCAACGACGTCTTCCTGAGGGCGAATTCGACGGACGTGGCCCGGGTGCGCGAACACCTCGGTGTGCCCGAGGGGGCGGTCGCCGTCCTGTACGCCCCGACGCACCGCGACTACCGGCACTCGCAGCGCGCCCATCTGGATCTGGAGCGGGTGCTGCGCAAACTCGGGCCGCGCTTCGTCGTCCTGGCCCGGGCGCATCACGTGTACGACTCCCCACTGAGCGATCTGGCGCACGGCCGGCTGCTGGACGTCACCGGGTACCCGAGCGTGGAGAACCTCTGCCTCGCCTCCGACGCGCTGATCACGGACTACTCGTCCCTGATGTTCGACTACGCCAACCTCGACCGGCCCATCGTGATCCACGCGGAGGACTGGGAGGCGTACGAGGCGGCGCGCGGTACGTACTTCGATCTGCGGTCGTGTGCGCCGGGGGCGGTCGCGCGCAGCGAGGACGAGCTGATCGACATCTTCGCGACGGGCCACTGGCGGGGGTCGCGGTCGGCGCAGTTGCGGGCGGCGTTCCGGGAGCGGTTCTGTCCGTACGACGACGGGCGGGCGGCGGAGCGGGTCGTGCGGCGGGTGGTGCTGGGTGAGCATGTGCCGCCGGGTGATGTCGTGCCGTTGGGGGATCGGCGGCCCGTTCCGTCTGCCGCGAGTGTGCGTGTGGGGGCGGACGATCTGCTGGGCACGTAG
- a CDS encoding glycosyltransferase family 2 protein: protein MALQQAQVSVVVIGYDDAAHVGDAVRSALAQGPAVREVIAVDDCSTDGSAELLERLAGEEPRLRVVRRPVNSGGCGTPRNTGLDVATSPYVMFLDSDDVLPPGAVDALLGAALEHDAPVASGLCVRKELPSGRETPWQPELYAQRTLVEHSSQRARLVPDTLCVNKLYRASFLRERVIRFPEGRFPYEDFVFGARVLAAAPRVALVPDPVYVWHVRRSATRLSISLDRSDIANWRARLDADRLSYDILLGAGEKGPARATRTRFLDHSLRMYARELELRGAEYRREWWALTRAHLATFDEGDFAPAPAPGRVVARVILAAEEPRDLPRLKEMSARPARLTPPYARGGDGSPVWSADLPQVELDHLLVRPMELLPAAVDAELRPRARGTVLRLRLHELYGRMAEAGPRTVEAEFTERDDGRVGFTGTAPLLAEAEGDSGTDASDVDSWTAELPLDLTALGNGTWDLRLRLRFADGSRRETTAHAVAGAGLLRRSALPSARHGVLLVQPYATHAGALAVRLAPGWRGLTEVVRRRLKRLLH from the coding sequence ATGGCTCTTCAGCAGGCGCAGGTCTCCGTCGTCGTCATCGGGTACGACGACGCGGCCCATGTCGGGGACGCCGTGCGCTCGGCCCTCGCACAGGGACCGGCCGTCCGTGAGGTGATCGCCGTCGACGACTGCTCGACGGACGGCAGCGCGGAACTGCTGGAGCGGCTCGCCGGGGAGGAGCCCCGCCTGCGGGTGGTCCGGCGCCCGGTCAACAGCGGCGGCTGCGGCACCCCGCGCAACACCGGGCTGGACGTCGCGACCTCGCCGTACGTGATGTTCCTGGACAGCGACGACGTACTCCCGCCCGGCGCCGTGGACGCGCTGCTGGGGGCGGCCCTGGAGCACGACGCGCCGGTCGCGTCGGGGCTGTGCGTGCGCAAGGAGCTGCCGTCCGGCCGGGAGACCCCCTGGCAGCCCGAGCTGTACGCCCAGCGCACGCTGGTGGAGCACTCGTCCCAGCGCGCACGCCTGGTGCCCGACACCCTCTGCGTCAACAAGCTCTACCGCGCCTCCTTCCTGCGCGAGCGCGTCATCCGTTTCCCCGAGGGCCGCTTCCCGTACGAGGACTTCGTGTTCGGCGCGCGCGTCCTGGCCGCCGCGCCGCGCGTCGCGCTCGTCCCCGACCCGGTGTACGTCTGGCACGTGCGCCGGTCCGCGACCCGGCTGTCCATCTCCCTGGACCGCTCCGACATCGCCAACTGGCGGGCCCGTCTCGACGCCGACCGGCTGTCGTACGACATCCTGCTGGGCGCCGGCGAGAAGGGCCCCGCACGGGCCACACGGACGCGTTTCCTCGACCACTCCCTGCGGATGTACGCACGCGAGCTGGAGCTGCGCGGCGCGGAGTACCGGCGCGAGTGGTGGGCGCTGACCCGCGCGCACCTGGCCACCTTCGACGAGGGCGACTTCGCGCCGGCGCCCGCGCCCGGCCGGGTCGTCGCCCGGGTGATCCTCGCCGCCGAGGAGCCGCGCGACCTGCCCCGGCTCAAGGAGATGTCGGCCCGCCCCGCCCGGCTGACCCCGCCCTACGCGCGCGGGGGCGACGGTTCGCCCGTCTGGTCCGCCGACCTGCCGCAGGTGGAGCTGGACCATCTCCTCGTCCGCCCCATGGAACTGCTGCCCGCCGCCGTCGACGCGGAACTGCGGCCCCGCGCGCGGGGCACGGTGCTCCGGCTGCGGCTCCACGAGCTGTACGGGCGGATGGCGGAGGCGGGGCCCCGGACCGTGGAGGCGGAGTTCACCGAACGCGACGACGGACGCGTGGGCTTCACCGGCACGGCGCCCCTCCTGGCCGAGGCGGAGGGCGACAGCGGGACGGACGCCTCGGACGTCGACAGCTGGACGGCGGAACTGCCGCTGGACCTGACCGCGCTGGGCAACGGCACGTGGGACCTCCGGCTACGGCTGCGGTTCGCGGACGGCAGCCGTCGCGAGACCACCGCGCACGCTGTCGCGGGCGCCGGGCTGCTGCGCCGGAGCGCACTGCCGAGCGCGCGCCACGGAGTGCTCCTCGTGCAGCCGTACGCGACCCACGCCGGGGCGCTCGCGGTGCGACTCGCGCCCGGTTGGCGAGGATTGACCGAAGTCGTCCGCCGTCGCCTCAAACGCCTGCTTCACTGA
- a CDS encoding MarR family winged helix-turn-helix transcriptional regulator, with translation MTTSPVPAPEGTSEEVSGQVSEEDFLRLDRQICFSLHAASRAFNGVYRVVLKDLGITYPQYLVMLVLWEQGELPVKKLGEHLRLDSGTLSPLLKRLEAAGLVRRERSARDERSVVVRPTEKGSDLRERALAVPRRIVSATTLDLDDIRDLRDRLDRLTAALDEAALAEPAG, from the coding sequence ATGACCACGAGCCCCGTCCCCGCGCCCGAGGGGACCTCCGAGGAGGTCTCCGGGCAGGTCTCCGAGGAGGACTTCCTCCGCCTCGACCGGCAGATCTGCTTCTCCCTGCACGCCGCCTCGCGCGCCTTCAACGGCGTCTACCGCGTGGTCCTCAAGGACCTCGGGATCACCTATCCGCAGTATTTGGTGATGCTGGTTCTGTGGGAGCAGGGCGAGCTGCCCGTGAAGAAGCTGGGCGAGCACCTCCGACTCGACTCCGGGACCCTCTCACCGCTGCTCAAGCGCCTGGAGGCGGCCGGTCTCGTCCGGCGCGAACGCAGCGCGCGCGACGAGCGCTCGGTGGTGGTGCGGCCGACCGAGAAGGGCTCTGACCTGCGGGAACGCGCGCTGGCGGTGCCGCGCCGAATCGTCTCGGCGACGACCCTCGACCTCGACGACATCCGCGATCTGCGCGACCGCCTGGACCGCCTGACGGCCGCGCTGGACGAGGCGGCGCTCGCGGAGCCGGCCGGATAA
- a CDS encoding DUF6507 family protein → MPAWDIDPINVQTTLNSTGEAAGGLEKAANSLVTNMASAAESAGTAVPGGQFNGPMIGPVAAGTPRVPVGPVAAALSQYLQERQQKLSYMAQRTIDSVQGAADATNAYVTGDLDMAATHQANALKATVVPPPPGVDGNGGQGPK, encoded by the coding sequence GTGCCGGCTTGGGACATCGATCCGATCAACGTGCAGACCACGCTGAACTCGACCGGTGAGGCGGCCGGCGGTCTGGAGAAGGCCGCCAACTCGCTGGTGACGAACATGGCGAGCGCGGCCGAGTCGGCCGGGACGGCCGTACCGGGCGGGCAGTTCAACGGACCCATGATCGGACCGGTGGCCGCGGGCACCCCGCGGGTGCCGGTCGGACCGGTCGCGGCGGCGCTGAGCCAGTACCTCCAGGAGCGGCAGCAGAAGCTGTCGTACATGGCGCAGCGGACCATCGACTCCGTGCAGGGCGCGGCCGATGCCACCAACGCCTACGTCACCGGCGACCTGGACATGGCCGCCACGCATCAGGCCAACGCGCTCAAGGCGACGGTCGTACCGCCACCGCCGGGTGTCGACGGGAACGGCGGGCAGGGGCCGAAGTGA
- the galE gene encoding UDP-glucose 4-epimerase GalE, whose amino-acid sequence MTWLITGGAGYIGAHVVRAMRDAGEEAVVYDDLSTGLAERVPESVPLEIGSTLDGERLARVIRDRRVTGVVHLAAKKQVGESVELPLHYYRENVEGLRTLLSAVTDAGVASFVFSSSAAVYGMPSAAREGALVTEEAPCAPMSPYGETKLVGEWLVRATGRATGLSTASLRYFNVAGAATPELADTGVFNLVPMVFEKLSEGAPPRIFGADYPTPDGTCVRDYIHVVDLAEAHVATARRLREAPGTDLTLNIGRGEGVSVREMIDRINALTGHDLAPVVVDRRPGDPARVVASADRIATELSWKARYGVEDMISSAWAGWTRRSARR is encoded by the coding sequence ATGACCTGGCTGATCACCGGTGGCGCCGGATACATCGGGGCGCACGTCGTGCGCGCGATGCGCGACGCGGGCGAGGAGGCCGTCGTCTACGACGACCTGTCCACCGGTCTCGCCGAACGGGTGCCCGAGAGCGTCCCGTTGGAGATCGGCTCCACCCTCGACGGGGAGCGGCTGGCCCGGGTGATCCGGGACCGGCGCGTCACCGGCGTCGTCCACCTCGCGGCGAAGAAGCAGGTCGGCGAGTCCGTCGAACTGCCGCTGCACTACTACCGGGAGAACGTGGAGGGCCTGCGCACCCTGCTGTCCGCCGTGACGGACGCCGGGGTCGCGTCCTTCGTCTTCTCGTCCTCCGCCGCCGTGTACGGCATGCCGTCCGCCGCGCGGGAGGGGGCCCTCGTCACCGAGGAGGCCCCGTGCGCGCCGATGAGCCCGTACGGCGAGACCAAGCTGGTCGGCGAGTGGCTGGTACGGGCCACGGGCCGGGCGACAGGCCTGTCGACGGCCTCCCTGCGCTACTTCAACGTGGCCGGCGCCGCGACCCCCGAACTGGCCGACACCGGCGTCTTCAACCTCGTCCCCATGGTCTTCGAGAAGCTCTCCGAGGGCGCCCCGCCACGGATCTTCGGCGCCGACTACCCGACCCCCGACGGGACCTGCGTCCGGGACTACATCCATGTCGTCGACCTCGCGGAGGCCCACGTGGCGACCGCACGGCGGCTGCGCGAGGCGCCGGGCACGGACCTCACCCTCAACATCGGGCGCGGGGAGGGCGTCTCGGTGCGCGAGATGATCGACCGGATCAACGCGCTCACCGGCCACGACCTGGCGCCCGTGGTCGTCGACCGGCGCCCCGGCGACCCCGCGCGCGTCGTCGCCTCGGCGGACCGGATCGCCACCGAGCTGAGCTGGAAGGCGCGGTACGGCGTCGAGGACATGATCTCCTCGGCGTGGGCCGGATGGACCCGGCGGTCGGCGCGGCGGTAG
- a CDS encoding bifunctional glycosyltransferase/CDP-glycerol:glycerophosphate glycerophosphotransferase, producing the protein MPRFSIIVPTYGVEGRLPLALESVLGQPFGDFELIPVHEAAAGSPAGAISAAYAVRDTRVAPVESPPAGGLSAARNAGLAAAHGTYVLFLDGDDTLAPGALRAIADRLDETDDPDVLRFAHERTHWWEGATTVVRPSGRLDAPAWSAAYRRDFLGERQLIFPIGHFTDLGWNGLVALAADRTAELRDTVCVRHLLRRQGSRLYAPGESHLELLDQVELVLARAAAGQGLSEALFGQLFAIVLRSLAHPELLPAHHRRAFFRRAGHLYGLHRPTGLQLPAGHLGLQHRLLANGSYAGFRGLHAARRAATGALAALPRPRTPLARALYAVQRRLPLDRNLAVYRAHRGRGVGGDLTALHAKVRELVPRVRSVFLVAADAVDRVPQGAEHAVLGTPRAWRMLARATYVVDDAAFADTVVKRSGSVHLRIQRGTPLKATGLDRSAYPVVAAGSDGVAGSAALLGRVDRWDFVLSANRHSTETWERALPGRYEQLEYGCPRNDVLCAATAEDVARARRALGVPEGRKALLYAPTHRGHAPGHETRFDLEAFCEAVGEEFVVLLRAHHRSAVGAPRGSGGRIIDVTAHPSVEEVCLAADALITDYSSLMFDYAHLDRPLVILADDWEVFRETRGVCFDLPAAPPGHVACTERELAELFRDGSYADVEADALRAVFRERFCQFDDGRAAERVVRRVFLGERPEALPPVVPLAGRTPAPAPTATAATLVRS; encoded by the coding sequence ATGCCCCGCTTCAGCATCATCGTCCCCACGTACGGCGTGGAAGGGCGGCTGCCGCTCGCTCTGGAGTCGGTTCTCGGTCAGCCGTTCGGTGATTTCGAGCTGATTCCGGTGCACGAGGCGGCGGCAGGCTCACCGGCCGGGGCGATCAGCGCCGCGTACGCCGTCAGGGACACCCGCGTCGCCCCGGTCGAGTCGCCGCCGGCGGGCGGGCTGAGCGCCGCCCGCAACGCGGGACTGGCCGCGGCGCACGGGACGTACGTCCTCTTCCTGGACGGGGACGACACGCTCGCGCCGGGCGCGCTGCGGGCGATCGCGGACCGGCTCGACGAGACGGACGACCCGGACGTCCTGCGCTTCGCGCACGAACGAACGCACTGGTGGGAGGGCGCCACGACCGTCGTGCGCCCGTCCGGACGCCTGGACGCCCCCGCGTGGAGCGCGGCCTACCGGCGGGATTTCCTCGGCGAACGCCAACTCATCTTCCCCATCGGTCATTTCACCGACCTCGGCTGGAACGGCCTGGTCGCCCTCGCCGCCGACCGCACGGCCGAACTGCGGGACACGGTCTGCGTACGCCATCTGCTGCGCCGACAGGGCAGCCGCCTGTACGCGCCCGGCGAGAGCCATCTGGAACTCCTCGACCAGGTGGAGCTGGTGCTCGCGCGGGCCGCGGCCGGGCAGGGGCTGTCGGAGGCGCTGTTCGGGCAGCTCTTCGCGATCGTGCTGCGGAGTCTCGCGCACCCGGAGCTGCTGCCCGCCCACCACCGCCGCGCCTTCTTCCGCCGCGCCGGCCACCTCTACGGCCTCCACCGCCCGACCGGCCTCCAGCTGCCCGCCGGTCACCTCGGGCTCCAGCACCGCCTGCTGGCGAACGGCTCGTACGCCGGGTTCCGGGGCCTGCACGCCGCCCGACGGGCCGCCACCGGAGCCCTGGCCGCGCTCCCCCGCCCCCGCACGCCCCTGGCCCGCGCCCTGTACGCCGTCCAGCGCCGTCTGCCGCTGGACCGGAACCTCGCCGTGTACCGCGCGCACCGGGGCCGTGGCGTCGGCGGCGACCTCACCGCCCTCCACGCGAAGGTCCGCGAACTCGTCCCCCGGGTCCGCTCGGTGTTCCTCGTCGCGGCCGACGCGGTGGACCGGGTCCCGCAGGGCGCGGAGCACGCCGTCCTCGGCACCCCGCGTGCCTGGCGGATGCTGGCCCGCGCCACGTACGTCGTCGACGACGCCGCCTTCGCCGACACGGTCGTCAAGCGTTCCGGGAGCGTCCACCTGCGGATCCAGCGCGGCACGCCGCTGAAGGCGACGGGCCTGGACCGGTCCGCGTATCCGGTGGTGGCCGCCGGATCCGACGGTGTCGCCGGTTCGGCCGCTCTCCTCGGGCGCGTGGACCGCTGGGACTTCGTCCTCTCCGCCAACCGGCACTCCACCGAGACCTGGGAGCGGGCCCTGCCCGGGAGGTACGAACAGCTGGAGTACGGCTGTCCGCGCAACGACGTCCTCTGCGCGGCGACGGCCGAGGACGTGGCGCGCGCCCGGCGCGCACTGGGCGTGCCCGAGGGCAGGAAGGCCCTCCTCTACGCCCCCACCCACCGCGGACACGCCCCCGGCCACGAGACGCGGTTCGACCTGGAGGCGTTCTGCGAGGCGGTGGGCGAGGAGTTCGTGGTGCTGCTGCGGGCGCACCACCGCTCCGCCGTCGGCGCCCCTCGCGGCAGCGGCGGGCGGATCATCGACGTCACCGCGCACCCTTCCGTCGAGGAGGTCTGTCTCGCGGCCGACGCGCTGATCACCGACTACTCGTCCCTGATGTTCGACTACGCCCACCTCGACCGGCCCCTGGTGATCCTCGCGGACGACTGGGAGGTGTTCCGGGAGACCCGGGGCGTCTGCTTCGATCTGCCGGCCGCGCCGCCCGGTCATGTGGCGTGCACCGAAAGGGAGTTGGCGGAGCTGTTCCGGGACGGCTCCTACGCGGACGTGGAGGCCGACGCGCTGCGGGCGGTCTTCCGGGAGCGGTTCTGCCAGTTCGACGACGGACGGGCGGCGGAGCGGGTCGTACGGCGGGTGTTCCTCGGTGAGCGGCCGGAGGCACTGCCGCCGGTCGTGCCGCTCGCCGGGCGCACCCCGGCCCCGGCCCCGACGGCGACCGCCGCGACCCTCGTGAGGAGCTGA